A single window of Intrasporangium calvum DSM 43043 DNA harbors:
- a CDS encoding sensor histidine kinase → MNVVPRPQRLSSRLMLAQVSVLVASILTAGLVALFVGPPLFHQHLLKAGHAEHSPELAHIEEAYRDASVVSLGVALIIALLCAGAVTWYVTRRLQAPLAVLADAARELSRGHLATRVAPTGSGAELDALGAAFNLMAAQLEQTEDTRQRLLSDLAHEMRTPVTTIKLCSEGLREGFRTWDAQTDRVLTEATDRLSRLSEDIDEVSRAQEGRISLERDLVLVGDLIWSAGQSQREAFTRKGVNLVADTEGAPGVRLEVDRQRMGQVLDNLLRNALRHTPAGGTVRLFARQPSDEVEIVVADTGEGLEPGQLPHVFERFYRGDTARDRDRAGSGVGLTVSRAIVDAHGGGLTAASDGPGKGATFTIALPSAPHSPLTSSAPEPRDS, encoded by the coding sequence ATGAACGTCGTGCCCAGACCGCAACGGCTCTCCTCACGCTTGATGCTGGCCCAGGTGTCGGTCCTCGTCGCGAGCATCCTGACCGCTGGCCTGGTCGCGTTGTTCGTCGGGCCGCCACTGTTCCACCAACACCTGCTGAAAGCCGGACACGCCGAGCACTCCCCCGAGCTCGCGCACATCGAGGAGGCCTACCGGGACGCGTCCGTGGTCTCGCTCGGGGTCGCCCTGATCATCGCTCTCCTCTGTGCGGGCGCCGTCACGTGGTATGTCACCCGCCGTCTGCAGGCCCCGCTGGCGGTGCTCGCCGACGCGGCCCGAGAGCTGTCCAGGGGACACCTGGCCACCCGTGTGGCGCCGACCGGGTCAGGGGCCGAGCTCGACGCACTCGGGGCCGCCTTCAACCTGATGGCAGCACAGTTGGAGCAGACCGAGGACACTCGCCAACGGCTGCTGTCGGACCTGGCCCACGAGATGCGGACGCCCGTCACCACGATCAAGCTGTGTTCCGAGGGACTTCGGGAGGGGTTCAGAACCTGGGACGCCCAGACCGACCGGGTGCTCACCGAGGCGACCGATCGGCTGTCCCGCCTCAGTGAGGACATCGACGAGGTGTCGCGGGCCCAAGAGGGACGCATCTCCCTCGAGCGGGACCTGGTCCTGGTCGGCGACCTCATCTGGTCAGCCGGTCAGTCCCAACGCGAAGCGTTCACCAGGAAGGGCGTCAATCTCGTCGCGGACACCGAAGGCGCACCCGGTGTCAGGCTCGAGGTCGACCGCCAGAGAATGGGCCAGGTGCTGGACAACCTCCTTCGCAACGCCCTGCGTCACACTCCCGCGGGCGGCACGGTCCGGCTCTTCGCCCGCCAGCCCTCGGACGAGGTCGAGATCGTCGTTGCCGACACGGGCGAGGGGCTTGAGCCGGGTCAGCTGCCACATGTCTTCGAACGGTTCTACCGCGGAGACACCGCCCGTGACCGCGACCGGGCAGGCTCCGGCGTCGGTCTCACGGTCAGCCGGGCCATCGTCGACGCCCACGGCGGCGGCCTCACCGCCGCGAGCGACGGCCCAGGGAAAGGCGCGACCTTCACGATCGCGTTGCCGAGCGCGCCACACAGCCCGCTCACCTCCTCCGCGCCAGAGCCGCGCGACAGCTGA
- a CDS encoding cytochrome D1 domain-containing protein: MANEDGASLSVIDAATNTVVTSVKGVEGPHNVQVSPDSRTVWAVSGHDSMAVMLDAGTLALHGVVPTGAAPAHVIVTLDGKTTYTTNGADGTVTAIDAATMKPLATIPVGEGPHGLRPSPDGRWIYVANVSGNTLSVIDTSANTKVADIEVGKAPAQVAFSPDGRFVYASINAEDALVKVDVQTREVVGRVMVGDGPIQTYVSPDNRYVLVANQGTKERPGTTVSVIDTTSFTVARTVETGQGAHGVVVDPSSRHAYVTNLYGNDVAVLDLNELRVVGRIPVGDKPNGISFSTVPVSEQAPVTIELPEGQGIGDQGHGGDGH, translated from the coding sequence GTGGCCAACGAAGACGGGGCGAGCCTCAGCGTCATCGACGCCGCGACCAACACGGTGGTGACGTCGGTCAAGGGCGTAGAGGGCCCGCACAACGTGCAGGTCTCACCTGACAGCCGGACCGTGTGGGCCGTCAGTGGCCACGACTCCATGGCAGTCATGCTCGACGCTGGAACCCTGGCCTTGCACGGCGTCGTCCCCACGGGAGCAGCGCCGGCCCATGTCATCGTCACCCTGGATGGGAAGACGACATACACCACCAACGGAGCCGACGGCACCGTCACGGCGATCGACGCCGCCACGATGAAACCGCTGGCGACGATCCCGGTTGGGGAGGGGCCGCACGGCTTGCGCCCGAGCCCGGACGGCAGGTGGATCTACGTGGCCAACGTGTCAGGCAACACCCTGAGCGTGATCGACACTTCTGCGAACACCAAGGTCGCCGACATCGAGGTCGGCAAGGCGCCCGCCCAGGTCGCGTTCTCCCCGGATGGACGCTTCGTGTACGCATCGATCAACGCCGAGGACGCGCTCGTGAAGGTTGATGTGCAGACCCGCGAGGTCGTGGGCAGGGTGATGGTCGGCGACGGGCCGATCCAGACGTACGTGAGTCCGGACAACCGCTACGTCCTGGTCGCGAACCAAGGCACGAAGGAACGGCCCGGGACGACGGTGTCTGTCATCGACACGACGAGCTTCACGGTCGCGCGCACCGTCGAGACCGGGCAAGGCGCCCACGGTGTCGTCGTCGACCCGTCGAGCCGGCACGCATACGTGACCAACCTCTACGGCAACGATGTCGCCGTCCTCGACCTCAACGAACTGCGAGTCGTCGGGCGTATCCCGGTGGGCGACAAGCCGAACGGCATCAGCTTCTCCACCGTGCCGGTGAGCGAGCAGGCCCCGGTCACCATCGAGCTGCCCGAGGGGCAGGGAATCGGGGACCAAGGGCACGGCGGCGACGGCCACTGA
- a CDS encoding response regulator transcription factor, with product METPHTGSPADRARVLVVDDERDIAEMVSDYIGRAGYVTLEAYTGPDAVSAAREFDPDVIMLDLGLPGFDGVEVCRQIRMFSDCYILMLTARADEVARVVGLSVGADDYITKPFSTNEVLARIQAVLRRPRRTEPHVRPSVVEEPARVFGDLRIEVPGREVTVAGTPVPLTRTEFDLLDALSGRPKLVFTRRALIDEVWDTGWMGDEHVVDVHIGHIRGKLGDDANSAKYIETIRSVGYRMGKG from the coding sequence ATGGAGACACCTCACACTGGTTCACCGGCGGACCGCGCGCGAGTTCTGGTGGTCGACGACGAGCGTGACATCGCGGAGATGGTCAGCGACTACATCGGCAGGGCTGGTTACGTGACCTTGGAGGCCTACACGGGACCGGACGCGGTTTCGGCAGCCAGGGAGTTCGATCCTGACGTCATCATGCTGGACCTGGGCCTTCCCGGGTTCGACGGGGTGGAGGTCTGCCGCCAGATACGGATGTTCTCCGACTGCTACATCCTGATGCTCACGGCACGAGCAGACGAGGTCGCACGCGTGGTCGGACTGTCCGTGGGTGCCGACGACTACATCACCAAGCCGTTCAGCACGAATGAGGTGCTGGCCCGGATCCAGGCGGTCCTGAGGCGCCCACGACGGACGGAGCCCCACGTCCGTCCGTCCGTCGTCGAGGAGCCTGCTCGGGTCTTCGGCGACCTCAGGATCGAGGTGCCCGGCCGCGAGGTCACCGTCGCCGGAACGCCGGTGCCGCTCACGCGGACCGAGTTCGACCTCCTTGATGCGCTGTCAGGGCGACCGAAGCTCGTCTTCACGCGACGCGCGCTCATCGACGAGGTCTGGGACACCGGTTGGATGGGCGACGAACATGTCGTCGACGTCCACATCGGACACATCCGGGGCAAGCTGGGCGACGACGCCAACTCGGCGAAGTACATCGAGACGATCCGCAGCGTCGGCTACCGCATGGGCAAAGGATGA